One segment of Rhodococcus opacus B4 DNA contains the following:
- a CDS encoding SCP2 sterol-binding domain-containing protein encodes MTTPVLSPEWMQTYGELWNNTEATRQGLKKLSMVIEYRLAEDESRAGQIQVVLGEVVRAGAPADGVKPEFVLTANTDTWQRLGLGELPAAKAMVTRKVKFRGPMSVAMANLPSLEAAMKMMGQIDGTDWSV; translated from the coding sequence ATGACAACACCCGTCCTTTCCCCCGAGTGGATGCAGACATACGGCGAGCTGTGGAACAACACCGAGGCGACACGCCAGGGACTCAAGAAACTGAGCATGGTCATCGAGTACCGACTCGCCGAGGACGAGAGCCGCGCAGGTCAGATCCAGGTGGTCCTCGGCGAGGTCGTCCGGGCGGGCGCCCCGGCTGACGGCGTCAAGCCCGAGTTCGTGCTGACAGCCAATACGGACACCTGGCAGCGCCTCGGCCTGGGCGAACTCCCGGCAGCCAAGGCGATGGTCACCCGCAAGGTCAAGTTCCGCGGCCCCATGTCGGTCGCTATGGCGAACCTTCCATCCCTGGAAGCAGCGATGAAGATGATGGGCCAG
- a CDS encoding Rieske 2Fe-2S domain-containing protein, whose amino-acid sequence MLSNELRQTLQKGLHDVKSDWTVPASIINDPEVHDVERERVFGHAWVFLAHESEIPERGDYVVRYISEDQFIVCRDEDGEIRGHLNACRHRGMQVCRAEMGNASHFRCPYHGWTYSNTGSLVGVPAGKDAYGNQLKKSDWNLRPMPNLATYKGLIFGSLDPNADSLEDYLGDMKFYLDIVLDRSDAGLQVVGAPQRWVVDANWKLGADNFVGDAYHTMMTHRSMVELGLAPPDPQFALYGEHVHTEHGHGLGIIGPPPGMPLPEFMGMPENIVEELGRRLTPEQVEIFRPNAFIHGTVFPNLSIGNFLMAKDHLSPPTPFLTLRLWHPLGPDKMEVMSFFLVEKEAPDWFKDESYKAYLRTFGISGAFEQDDAENWRSITRVLGGQFAKTGELNYQMGRGVLEPDPNWPGPGEAYPLDYAEANQRNFLEYWMQLMLADTPLHAGNSNGNGKVETSAPAAPKTPAKAEA is encoded by the coding sequence ATGCTGAGCAACGAACTCCGGCAGACCCTCCAGAAGGGTTTGCACGACGTGAAGTCCGACTGGACCGTCCCCGCCTCGATCATCAACGATCCCGAGGTGCACGACGTCGAGCGCGAGCGGGTCTTCGGTCACGCGTGGGTCTTTCTCGCGCATGAGAGTGAGATCCCCGAGCGCGGTGATTACGTCGTGCGGTACATCTCCGAGGATCAGTTCATCGTCTGCCGCGACGAGGACGGCGAAATCCGCGGGCACCTCAACGCTTGCCGCCACCGCGGTATGCAGGTGTGCCGCGCGGAGATGGGGAACGCCTCACACTTCCGGTGCCCGTACCACGGCTGGACCTACAGCAACACGGGAAGTTTGGTCGGCGTGCCGGCCGGCAAGGACGCGTACGGCAATCAGCTGAAGAAGTCCGACTGGAACCTGCGGCCGATGCCGAACCTGGCCACCTACAAGGGCCTGATCTTCGGCTCGCTGGACCCGAACGCCGATTCGCTGGAGGACTACCTCGGCGATATGAAGTTCTACCTCGATATTGTTCTGGACCGCAGTGACGCCGGGTTGCAGGTCGTCGGCGCCCCGCAGCGGTGGGTGGTCGACGCGAACTGGAAGCTCGGCGCAGACAACTTCGTCGGCGACGCCTACCACACCATGATGACCCACCGCTCGATGGTCGAGCTGGGGCTCGCCCCGCCCGACCCGCAGTTCGCGCTCTACGGAGAGCACGTCCACACCGAGCACGGTCACGGCCTGGGCATCATCGGTCCGCCGCCGGGTATGCCGCTGCCGGAGTTCATGGGCATGCCGGAGAACATCGTCGAGGAGTTGGGGCGTCGGCTCACGCCGGAGCAGGTCGAGATCTTCCGGCCCAATGCCTTCATCCATGGCACCGTGTTCCCGAATCTGTCGATCGGCAACTTCCTGATGGCCAAGGACCACCTCTCCCCACCGACGCCGTTCCTGACGCTGCGCCTCTGGCACCCGCTCGGACCGGACAAGATGGAGGTGATGTCGTTCTTCCTCGTCGAAAAGGAGGCGCCCGACTGGTTCAAGGACGAGAGCTACAAGGCCTACCTGCGCACCTTCGGGATCTCCGGCGCCTTCGAACAGGACGACGCCGAGAACTGGCGCAGTATCACCCGTGTTCTGGGTGGTCAGTTCGCCAAGACAGGGGAGCTCAACTACCAGATGGGGCGCGGCGTTCTCGAGCCCGACCCGAACTGGCCCGGACCCGGGGAGGCCTACCCGCTGGACTACGCCGAGGCCAACCAGCGCAACTTCCTCGAATACTGGATGCAGCTCATGCTCGCGGACACACCGCTGCACGCCGGCAACAGCAACGGCAACGGCAAGGTGGAGACGTCGGCGCCGGCCGCCCCCAAGACCCCAGCGAAAGCGGAGGCGTAG
- the hcaB gene encoding 3-(cis-5,6-dihydroxycyclohexa-1,3-dien-1-yl)propanoate dehydrogenase, whose amino-acid sequence MGFLDGKVALVTGGGSGIGRAVVELYVQQGAKVGILEISPEKVKDLRNALPADSVVVTEGDATSMADNERAVADVVDAFGPLTTLVCVVGVFDYFTEIPQLPKDKISEAFDQLFGVNVKSNLLSVKAALDELIENEGDIILTLSNAAFYPGGGGPLYVSSKFAVRGLVTELAYELAPKVRVNGVAPGGTITELRGIPALANEGQRLKDVPDIEGLIEGINPLGIVAQPEDHSWAYALLASRERTSAVTGTIINSDGGLGVRGMTRMAGLAQ is encoded by the coding sequence TTGGGATTCCTGGACGGCAAGGTGGCGCTCGTCACCGGCGGCGGATCGGGTATCGGCCGCGCTGTGGTCGAGCTCTACGTGCAACAGGGCGCAAAAGTGGGGATCCTCGAGATCTCCCCGGAGAAGGTGAAGGACCTGCGCAACGCACTGCCCGCCGACTCCGTCGTGGTGACGGAAGGCGACGCCACGTCGATGGCCGACAACGAACGCGCCGTCGCCGACGTCGTGGACGCGTTCGGGCCGCTCACCACGCTCGTCTGCGTGGTCGGCGTATTCGACTACTTCACCGAGATTCCGCAACTGCCCAAGGACAAGATCAGCGAGGCGTTCGATCAACTCTTCGGCGTCAACGTCAAGAGCAACCTGCTCAGCGTGAAGGCGGCGCTCGACGAGCTGATCGAGAACGAGGGCGACATCATCCTCACCCTCTCCAACGCTGCGTTCTACCCCGGTGGCGGCGGCCCGCTGTATGTGTCGTCGAAGTTCGCCGTACGCGGCCTCGTGACCGAGCTCGCGTACGAGCTGGCGCCGAAGGTGCGCGTCAACGGCGTGGCACCAGGCGGCACCATCACCGAGCTGCGCGGCATCCCCGCTCTGGCCAACGAGGGCCAACGTCTCAAGGACGTGCCGGACATCGAGGGTTTGATCGAGGGCATCAATCCGCTGGGCATCGTCGCCCAGCCTGAGGATCACTCATGGGCATACGCGCTTCTCGCCTCGCGGGAGCGGACCTCGGCGGTGACCGGCACCATCATCAACAGCGACGGCGGTCTCGGGGTCCGCGGTATGACGCGGATGGCGGGTCTCGCGCAGTGA
- a CDS encoding dihydrodipicolinate synthase family protein, giving the protein MAQKFGVNDLRGVVAVTPTPALPGAGELAGRDTVDLEETDRMIRRLIADGVDGIITNGTLGEMATLTLTEWQAFTRRVSEVVSEVAPDLPLFIGATTLNTRDTVDRIRFLEDLGIQGVFLGRPMWGGLGADTMAAFYRDIADTFPDMAIVLYDNPEAFKGPIPSPVYAELATLPQVIGAKYIALTPKFAVDIAAVDGKMRLLPLESDWLATRTLYPDEALGCWSSSALCGPEPVLALRDALASGNLDAARHLTHRIDWTYEPFLARTNFPEFSKYNVTLEKLRFDEAGYINAGPARPPFLTAPEAYAEGARENGRRWRHLVDEITTTN; this is encoded by the coding sequence ATGGCACAGAAATTCGGAGTCAATGACCTGCGCGGCGTCGTCGCGGTCACGCCGACCCCGGCGCTCCCCGGCGCGGGGGAGCTCGCCGGGCGCGACACGGTCGACCTCGAGGAGACGGACCGGATGATCCGGCGGCTGATCGCCGACGGCGTCGACGGCATCATCACCAACGGCACGCTCGGCGAGATGGCAACCCTGACCCTCACCGAGTGGCAGGCATTCACACGGCGCGTGTCCGAAGTCGTGTCCGAGGTCGCCCCCGACCTGCCGCTGTTCATCGGGGCGACCACACTGAACACCCGTGACACCGTCGACCGGATCCGCTTCCTGGAAGATCTCGGGATCCAGGGGGTGTTCCTCGGTCGTCCGATGTGGGGCGGACTCGGCGCCGACACGATGGCCGCCTTCTACCGCGATATCGCCGACACGTTCCCCGACATGGCGATCGTGCTCTACGACAACCCTGAAGCATTCAAAGGCCCGATCCCATCACCGGTCTACGCCGAGCTCGCCACGCTGCCCCAGGTCATCGGCGCGAAATACATTGCGCTCACCCCGAAGTTCGCGGTGGACATCGCCGCGGTCGACGGCAAGATGCGGCTGCTGCCGCTCGAAAGCGACTGGCTGGCGACCCGCACCCTCTACCCGGACGAGGCGCTTGGCTGTTGGAGCAGCAGCGCGCTGTGCGGCCCGGAGCCCGTGCTCGCCCTCCGGGACGCACTCGCATCCGGAAACCTCGATGCGGCGCGACATCTGACCCATCGCATCGACTGGACCTACGAGCCGTTCCTCGCCCGTACCAACTTCCCCGAGTTCTCCAAGTACAACGTCACCCTGGAGAAGCTCCGCTTCGACGAGGCTGGCTACATCAACGCCGGGCCCGCCCGTCCCCCATTTCTGACAGCACCCGAGGCCTATGCCGAGGGCGCGCGCGAAAACGGACGTCGGTGGCGCCATCTCGTCGACGAAATCACCACCACGAACTAG
- a CDS encoding aromatic-ring-hydroxylating dioxygenase subunit beta, whose protein sequence is MSTQTQISATTVREITDWLYMEAGLLDAGRYREWLDLVAEDLSYIVPLRVTREREAVTDVVEGMTHMDDDADSMEMRVLRLETEYAWAEDPPSRSRHFVTNVQVAPGDSEDEFEVTSNLLLYRTRGDVATYDVLSGERKDVLRRAGDGFRLAKRVVLLDQTTIMTHNLALIM, encoded by the coding sequence ATGAGTACGCAGACACAGATCTCGGCCACCACCGTCCGTGAGATCACCGACTGGCTCTACATGGAGGCCGGGCTGCTCGACGCCGGTAGGTACCGGGAATGGCTGGACCTCGTCGCCGAGGACCTGAGCTACATTGTGCCCCTGAGGGTCACCCGGGAGCGTGAGGCCGTGACCGACGTCGTCGAGGGAATGACCCACATGGACGACGACGCGGACTCGATGGAGATGCGCGTGCTGCGCCTCGAGACCGAGTACGCGTGGGCAGAGGACCCGCCGTCGCGCTCACGGCACTTCGTCACCAACGTTCAAGTCGCGCCAGGCGATAGCGAGGACGAGTTCGAGGTTACCTCGAACCTGCTGCTCTACCGCACCCGCGGTGACGTTGCTACCTACGACGTCCTCTCGGGCGAACGTAAGGACGTGCTCCGGCGCGCGGGCGACGGCTTCCGTCTCGCCAAACGTGTTGTGCTGCTTGATCAGACCACGATAATGACACACAACCTCGCCCTGATCATGTGA